Proteins encoded within one genomic window of Spiroplasma sabaudiense Ar-1343:
- a CDS encoding tRNA (adenine(22)-N(1))-methyltransferase, protein MKFLTPRLITVASLINDDDDIIADIGTDHAYLPIYLAKGHKVEYVYASDINKKPFETALQNVKNFGVNNMIEVIHGPGISWIKERSNLQIDCCVISGMGSTTILDILKEDNTKINSYIFSSNTNVLPIRSWVRMNKYFIESEVLVEDNDIIYEIIKVNKFAGKKIRSLREEYFGPLLIKNRNKLFIEKWATEEEKLNKILVKLPKNDSKIKKIKKELKMIKKHTNKEMRK, encoded by the coding sequence ATGAAATTTTTAACACCAAGATTAATAACAGTTGCTAGTTTGATCAATGATGATGATGACATCATTGCGGATATAGGAACCGATCACGCCTACTTGCCAATTTATTTAGCAAAGGGACATAAAGTCGAATATGTATATGCAAGTGACATAAATAAAAAACCCTTTGAGACTGCCTTGCAAAATGTTAAAAATTTTGGGGTAAATAATATGATTGAGGTAATTCATGGACCTGGAATTTCTTGAATAAAAGAACGCAGCAACCTGCAAATAGATTGTTGTGTAATCTCTGGAATGGGAAGTACTACAATTTTAGATATTCTAAAAGAAGACAATACAAAAATTAATTCCTATATTTTTTCTTCCAATACAAACGTTTTACCAATTCGTAGTTGAGTTAGAATGAACAAATATTTTATAGAGTCAGAAGTTCTTGTTGAAGATAATGATATTATCTATGAAATAATAAAGGTAAATAAATTTGCTGGCAAAAAAATTAGATCTTTAAGAGAGGAGTACTTCGGACCTTTATTAATTAAAAATCGAAATAAATTGTTTATAGAAAAATGAGCAACAGAAGAAGAAAAATTAAATAAAATTTTAGTAAAGTTACCTAAAAATGATTCAAAAATAAAAAAAATAAAAAAAGAATTAAAAATGATAAAAAAGCATACAAATAAAGAAATGAGAAAATAA
- the ispH gene encoding 4-hydroxy-3-methylbut-2-enyl diphosphate reductase: MKVIRVTPRGFCLGVVKSIKLAKQAIKDYPENKIYMIGKIVHNDKIVQEFRDLGVILLDDSKKTRMDLLNEVEANQVVIFSAHGTDPKVIEEAKNKNLIIIDTKCEWVLKTEDLINEFLSKNWKIIFIGKQNHPETIALTSLSKKISLVTCDEDIDNLPTTSLKIMVTNQTTLSKIDTKKLYDKIKSKFPEAVFKNDLCDATLERQEAVLRLNPNDVELLFVVGDKSSNNSNKLVEIAKTIGIDAILIQSKEDINKDILKKYKSVAVTAGASTPSILQLSVIKFLEEF, encoded by the coding sequence ATGAAGGTGATAAGAGTTACTCCAAGAGGGTTTTGTTTGGGTGTAGTCAAATCAATTAAGTTGGCTAAGCAGGCAATAAAGGATTATCCAGAAAATAAAATTTATATGATCGGAAAAATAGTTCACAATGATAAAATTGTTCAAGAATTTAGGGATTTGGGTGTAATATTGCTAGACGATAGCAAAAAAACAAGAATGGATTTATTGAATGAAGTCGAGGCAAATCAAGTTGTCATATTTTCAGCACATGGCACTGATCCAAAAGTTATTGAAGAGGCGAAAAATAAAAACCTAATTATAATAGACACAAAGTGCGAGTGAGTTTTGAAAACAGAGGATTTAATTAACGAATTTCTTTCAAAAAATTGAAAAATAATTTTTATCGGTAAACAAAATCATCCAGAAACAATCGCTTTAACAAGCTTAAGCAAAAAAATTTCGCTTGTTACCTGTGATGAAGATATAGATAACTTGCCCACAACTTCTCTAAAAATTATGGTTACTAACCAAACCACTTTATCAAAAATTGATACTAAAAAACTTTATGATAAAATAAAGTCTAAATTCCCAGAAGCTGTTTTTAAAAATGACTTATGCGATGCGACCTTAGAAAGGCAAGAAGCTGTTTTGAGACTAAATCCAAATGATGTTGAACTTCTTTTTGTTGTTGGGGATAAAAGTAGCAACAATAGTAATAAATTAGTAGAAATTGCTAAAACTATTGGAATTGATGCAATTCTTATACAAAGTAAAGAGGATATCAATAAAGATATCCTTAAAAAATATAAAAGTGTTGCTGTAACAGCTGGGGCAAGCACCCCAAGCATATTACAATTGAGCGTTATTAAGTTTCTAGAAGAATTTTAA